A single genomic interval of Streptomyces sp. NBC_00663 harbors:
- a CDS encoding DUF5703 family protein has translation MPEYEFVDVYVPRGVSRKDATRLLTDHAEYGHWELDRLSLLRDGSRRVRLRRRIIRQVRATW, from the coding sequence ATGCCGGAATACGAATTTGTCGACGTGTACGTGCCGCGCGGGGTCTCCCGCAAGGACGCCACACGTCTGCTGACGGACCATGCCGAGTACGGACACTGGGAGTTGGACCGCCTGAGCCTGCTGCGTGACGGAAGCCGCAGGGTGCGGCTGCGCCGCAGGATCATCCGCCAGGTGCGGGCCACTTGGTGA
- a CDS encoding chaplin, protein MRQVTRKGLMTVAAATGVIAAAGGAAHADSGASGSASHSPGVLSGNTVQAPVHAPVNVCGNTVDVVGVLNPAAGNKCANQSGSSGSGGHGSGGHGGHAGSGGGSSSGGHASDSPGVGSGNHVEAPIDAPVNVCGNSVDVIGIGNSTTGNECGNGGGYGGDHGGGHPGTPPGGGGDHQTPPPGNPGNPGTPGNPGTPGNPGTPGNPGTPGNPGNPVEPSRPGTPGAPPSSGVETPGGGTSGGSHPGTQTVTQPRGTAQLAHTGSDLPLGLTLPVGAGALLAGAVLYRKARASA, encoded by the coding sequence CGCGGCCGGGGGCGCCGCCCACGCCGACTCGGGGGCGAGCGGCTCCGCGTCCCACTCACCCGGCGTGCTGTCGGGCAACACGGTGCAGGCACCGGTGCACGCGCCGGTGAACGTGTGCGGCAACACGGTCGACGTCGTCGGGGTGCTCAACCCGGCGGCCGGCAACAAGTGCGCCAACCAGAGCGGCTCGTCCGGCTCCGGTGGGCACGGTTCCGGCGGACATGGGGGACACGCAGGTTCCGGGGGCGGTTCGTCGTCCGGCGGGCACGCCTCGGACTCGCCGGGCGTCGGCTCCGGCAACCATGTCGAGGCGCCGATCGACGCGCCGGTCAACGTCTGCGGCAACAGCGTCGACGTCATCGGCATCGGCAACTCCACCACGGGCAACGAGTGCGGCAACGGTGGCGGCTACGGCGGTGATCACGGGGGTGGCCACCCGGGCACGCCGCCCGGTGGCGGCGGCGACCACCAGACGCCGCCTCCCGGCAACCCCGGGAACCCCGGTACGCCCGGTAACCCCGGTACGCCCGGGAACCCTGGCACCCCTGGTAACCCAGGCACTCCCGGTAATCCCGGAAACCCGGTGGAGCCAAGCCGGCCCGGCACTCCGGGCGCGCCGCCCTCCTCGGGCGTCGAGACACCCGGTGGCGGGACCTCGGGCGGCAGCCACCCGGGGACCCAGACCGTCACCCAGCCCCGCGGGACCGCCCAGCTCGCCCACACGGGCAGCGACCTCCCGCTGGGTCTCACCCTGCCGGTCGGCGCGGGCGCGCTGCTGGCGGGCGCGGTGCTCTACCGCAAGGCACGCGCCTCGGCGTGA